Proteins encoded in a region of the Bacteroidota bacterium genome:
- a CDS encoding nitronate monooxygenase, producing the protein MGALQDLLGIRYPIIQAGMVWCSGWRLAAASAQAGILGVLGAGSMTPDLLRTHLHKARAATGGPVGVNIPLLYRHVPAIIQLVEEEAVPVVITSAGNPATWTPRLKAAGCRVLHVVSTARFARKAEQAGVDAVICEGVEAGGHNGREELTTLVLVPLVRAAVSIPVVAAGGIATGGAIAAALALGADGVQIGTRFALTQESSAHPAYKQAALHAGEGDTALALKTLVPVRMLRNAFYHQVAALEQQGAGPDALRALLGTGRSRRGILEGDLEEGELEVGQVAAQLHDLPSLSQCLQRLLAEYRQAVHALPPQL; encoded by the coding sequence ATGGGCGCACTACAAGATTTGCTGGGCATCCGCTATCCCATCATCCAGGCGGGTATGGTGTGGTGCAGTGGCTGGCGGCTGGCGGCGGCCTCGGCCCAGGCTGGTATCCTGGGGGTGCTGGGGGCTGGCAGCATGACCCCCGATCTGCTTCGCACCCACCTGCACAAGGCCCGCGCTGCCACCGGGGGGCCTGTTGGGGTAAACATCCCTCTGCTCTACAGGCACGTGCCTGCCATCATACAGCTGGTGGAGGAAGAGGCCGTTCCGGTGGTCATCACCTCCGCCGGCAACCCCGCCACCTGGACCCCCCGCCTGAAGGCCGCTGGCTGCCGGGTGCTGCACGTGGTAAGCACCGCCCGCTTTGCCCGCAAGGCTGAGCAGGCAGGTGTAGATGCTGTAATCTGCGAGGGGGTAGAGGCCGGCGGCCACAATGGTCGCGAGGAGCTAACCACCCTGGTGCTGGTGCCCCTGGTGCGTGCAGCGGTGTCCATACCCGTGGTGGCAGCAGGGGGCATAGCCACAGGCGGTGCCATAGCTGCCGCCCTGGCCCTGGGGGCCGACGGGGTGCAGATAGGCACCCGCTTTGCCCTTACCCAGGAGAGCAGCGCCCACCCGGCCTACAAGCAGGCTGCTCTGCACGCCGGGGAGGGAGACACCGCCCTGGCCCTGAAGACACTGGTGCCGGTGCGCATGCTGCGAAACGCCTTTTACCACCAGGTAGCCGCCCTGGAGCAGCAGGGCGCAGGCCCCGATGCCCTGCGCGCCCTGCTGGGCACTGGCCGCAGCCGCCGGGGCATACTGGAGGGAGACCTGGAGGAGGGCGAACTGGAGGTGGGCCAGGTGGCAGCCCAGCTGCACGACCTGCCCAGCCTGAGCCAGTGCCTGCAGCGCCTGCTAGCCGAGTATAGGCAGGCCGTGCACGCGCTGCCCCCACAGCTGTAG
- the kdsA gene encoding 3-deoxy-8-phosphooctulonate synthase: MKKIVRVGSIETGSPQLFLISGPCVIEDEATMRATAEKLKRVSENLQIPIIYKSSFAKDNRSSVDYYYGPGLDEGLKLLQQIKQDYGFPILSDIHSHDQAAPAAEVLDVIQIPAYLCMQTSLVVAAAKTGKVVNLKHGQFLAPDNMIKPVEKCLAHGNDQLILTERGYTFGYNDLIVDPRAFYHLNRMGYPVVFDITHSIRKYGIPSKDPAGGSREFLPTLGRAGVAAGVDGLFIETHPEPTRAKCDAASQMCVDDLEEFLKPLLDIHNTVNQHRDRTHAR; encoded by the coding sequence ATGAAGAAAATTGTTCGAGTTGGATCAATCGAGACGGGCAGTCCGCAGCTGTTTCTCATCTCCGGTCCTTGTGTAATAGAGGACGAAGCCACCATGCGTGCCACGGCCGAGAAGCTGAAGCGGGTGAGCGAGAACCTGCAGATACCTATTATCTACAAAAGCTCTTTTGCCAAGGATAACCGCAGCTCGGTAGACTACTACTACGGCCCGGGCCTGGATGAGGGCCTGAAGCTGCTGCAGCAGATCAAGCAAGACTACGGCTTCCCCATCCTGAGCGACATACACAGCCACGACCAGGCAGCCCCCGCCGCCGAGGTGCTAGATGTGATACAGATACCCGCCTACCTGTGTATGCAGACCAGCCTGGTAGTAGCCGCTGCCAAGACTGGCAAGGTGGTGAACCTGAAGCACGGCCAGTTTCTGGCACCCGACAATATGATAAAGCCAGTAGAGAAGTGCCTGGCCCACGGGAACGATCAACTGATCCTGACCGAACGGGGCTACACCTTTGGCTACAACGACCTGATTGTAGACCCCCGCGCCTTCTACCACCTGAACCGCATGGGCTACCCCGTGGTGTTCGATATTACCCACAGCATACGCAAATACGGCATCCCCAGCAAGGACCCCGCAGGCGGCAGCCGCGAGTTCCTGCCCACCCTGGGCCGCGCCGGGGTGGCCGCGGGCGTAGATGGCCTGTTTATCGAAACCCACCCCGAGCCCACCCGTGCCAAATGCGATGCCGCCAGCCAAATGTGCGTGGATGACCTGGAGGAATTCCTAAAGCCCCTGCTGGACATACACAACACGGTAAACCAACACCGAGATCGTACCCACGCCCGCTAA
- a CDS encoding CBS domain-containing protein → MELYLDSVNPEEIRTAADWGILTGVTTTPTFMHRHGITNVDGAIVDLSHHVQLLHIEALGNTAADIVAEADRQLKLPLAESCTPVFKIPVSNEGIKACRILTDRGLLVNVHLVYTLNQAYMAMNAGATYICPLAGRMHDQGLDAFALYEDCVDAIDRYGYDSKVMVSSVRHAEHVRLAIRAGAHAVTAPWNVMRALCSNVLTDVGTSQFEEHTRLMTQTVGSILGAKNPQVSIGATLQDALVQMTESGVGAVAVLDGETLKGIFTDGDIRRQLKEKGKAILDARMSDFSYSTPITVQLNALLNDAVAHFNTHKVDNLLVLDGEKTVGILDIQDFVREGLIG, encoded by the coding sequence ATGGAACTATACCTCGATTCCGTTAACCCCGAAGAGATCCGCACTGCGGCAGACTGGGGCATCCTGACCGGTGTAACCACCACCCCCACCTTTATGCATCGCCATGGCATTACCAATGTGGATGGCGCAATAGTAGACCTTTCGCACCACGTGCAGCTGCTGCACATAGAGGCGCTGGGAAACACCGCTGCCGACATAGTGGCCGAGGCCGACCGGCAGCTGAAGCTGCCCCTGGCCGAGTCTTGCACCCCCGTTTTCAAAATCCCCGTTTCTAACGAAGGCATAAAGGCCTGCCGCATCCTTACCGACCGCGGCCTGCTCGTTAACGTGCACCTGGTGTATACCCTGAACCAGGCCTACATGGCCATGAATGCCGGTGCCACCTATATATGTCCCCTGGCTGGGCGTATGCACGACCAGGGCCTGGATGCCTTTGCCCTGTATGAGGACTGCGTAGATGCCATAGACCGATATGGCTATGACAGCAAGGTAATGGTGAGCAGTGTGCGCCATGCCGAACACGTGCGCCTGGCCATACGCGCTGGCGCACATGCCGTAACTGCCCCCTGGAACGTGATGCGTGCCCTGTGCAGCAATGTGCTGACCGATGTAGGTACCAGCCAGTTTGAAGAGCATACCCGCCTGATGACCCAGACCGTGGGCAGCATACTGGGGGCTAAAAATCCGCAAGTATCCATCGGCGCTACCCTGCAGGATGCCCTGGTACAGATGACCGAAAGTGGGGTAGGAGCGGTAGCCGTGCTGGATGGCGAAACGCTCAAGGGAATCTTTACGGATGGAGACATCCGCCGCCAGCTAAAGGAAAAGGGCAAGGCCATCCTGGATGCCCGGATGAGCGACTTCTCCTACAGCACACCCATTACCGTACAGCTGAATGCCCTGCTGAATGATGCAGTAGCACACTTCAATACCCATAAGGTGGACAACCTGCTGGTACTGGATGGCGAAAAAACGGTGGGCATTCTGGATATTCAAGACTTTGTACGCGAAGGGCTGATAGGCTAA
- a CDS encoding TetR/AcrR family transcriptional regulator, with the protein MKLFIAHGIEEVSIRKIADLIEYSPTTIYLYFKDKNEIFYDLRSEGFRLLLELNSTYQKHAQDSLERLRWYGKAYIDFALQNRQYYKLMFILMAPMRTEAAEIDKDPFDYAKQSWELLVASVQDCIADGYFHYDDPHVGAYYWHSLVHGLVSLHIQERVSCPEEVLMYWIEAAFQKTIEEIKNK; encoded by the coding sequence ATGAAGCTCTTTATAGCCCATGGCATAGAAGAGGTGAGTATTCGAAAGATAGCAGACCTGATTGAATACAGCCCCACCACCATCTACCTGTACTTTAAGGATAAGAATGAGATTTTCTACGACCTGCGCAGCGAGGGCTTCCGGCTGCTGCTGGAGCTGAACAGTACCTATCAAAAACATGCACAGGATTCGCTGGAAAGGCTGCGGTGGTATGGAAAGGCTTACATAGACTTTGCGCTACAAAATCGTCAGTATTACAAGCTGATGTTTATCCTGATGGCACCCATGCGCACCGAGGCTGCCGAGATAGACAAGGACCCCTTTGACTACGCAAAGCAGAGCTGGGAACTGCTGGTGGCTAGCGTACAGGACTGTATAGCCGATGGCTATTTCCACTACGACGACCCCCACGTGGGTGCCTACTACTGGCATAGCCTGGTGCATGGCCTCGTTTCGCTCCACATCCAGGAGCGCGTATCCTGCCCCGAGGAGGTGCTGATGTACTGGATAGAGGCAGCTTTTCAGAAAACAATTGAGGAAATAAAAAATAAATGA
- a CDS encoding TonB-dependent receptor: protein MILSVVGLGFAQDNAYTGAISGQILDVESKAPLAYATVKVLKDTTVIGGAYTDEAGRFVVEGIPLGRVTLVVGYLGYEPAVRQNLLVTSGKDLILEIEMQESLLQTEAVQIKGVADKGQALNTMSTVSARTMSMEEANRYAGSLSDPSRMAQNFAGVQSGEDSRNDIIVRGNAPTAVLWRLEGVDIPSPNHFGSQGANGGPVSMLNNNTLANSDFFTGAFPAEYSNANAAAFDLRLRNGNTRKRESMFQLGFNGVELMSEGPFSKSGNSSYLASYRYSTLAAFDAIGIQWPGVLGIPFYQDFSFKLNFNKTPIGRISAFGVIGASSIANLESDLDKSEFESEEDLDYQDNYSYARMGVVGIQDVLFLDDKSFLQTTVAFSQQNRRNTEDSLNLNQDAFFTGREEATENKATLAMVYNRKINTRHSIRGGFLLDHIMVDYLDSTYLQDTRTWYVNRDVNDQTQLIRPYVQWQWRLGEKWTVNTGVNAMMLTLDNQTAIEPRAGLRYQLTPKSSLSAAYGMHHQMQPLQMYYFENAEGVATNKDLDFTRSQHYVLGYDWTPLSNFRVKLEGYYQYLDQIPVDPTSSSFSMVNFGLNFDDLPRTDNLVNNGTGSNYGLELTLEKFLSKGYYFLITGSFYNSEYTPSDGKTYSTAYNNNYVINALTGVERPVGKKKVNTVFADLRISTAGGRRYTPLDLEASRAQNTTVLQDDKAYTKQARAYFRPDIKVGYRLNGRKISHEFGLQVLNFTGTENIQDLSFNKRTLNRVELLQVGFFPVIQYKVNF, encoded by the coding sequence TTGATCTTATCCGTGGTGGGGCTAGGCTTCGCCCAAGATAATGCCTACACAGGCGCCATTAGTGGCCAAATACTGGATGTAGAGAGTAAAGCACCCTTGGCCTACGCAACGGTGAAGGTGCTGAAGGATACTACCGTAATTGGTGGTGCTTATACCGATGAAGCTGGTCGCTTTGTGGTAGAAGGCATACCCCTGGGCCGCGTAACGCTGGTAGTTGGCTACCTAGGCTATGAGCCTGCGGTACGCCAAAACCTGCTTGTAACCTCGGGCAAGGATCTCATACTGGAGATAGAGATGCAGGAATCGCTCCTCCAGACCGAGGCGGTGCAGATAAAGGGTGTGGCCGACAAGGGCCAGGCGCTAAACACCATGAGCACTGTGTCGGCCCGGACGATGAGTATGGAAGAGGCAAACCGCTATGCAGGTAGCCTGAGCGACCCCTCGCGCATGGCGCAGAACTTTGCTGGTGTTCAGAGTGGTGAGGATAGCCGAAATGATATAATCGTACGCGGCAATGCACCTACTGCTGTGCTATGGCGCCTGGAGGGGGTGGATATTCCTAGCCCCAACCACTTTGGCAGCCAGGGGGCTAACGGAGGCCCCGTGAGCATGCTGAACAATAATACGCTGGCCAATAGCGACTTCTTCACCGGTGCCTTCCCGGCTGAGTACAGCAATGCCAATGCTGCCGCTTTTGATCTAAGGCTACGGAATGGAAACACTCGCAAGCGCGAGAGTATGTTTCAGCTGGGTTTCAACGGGGTGGAGCTTATGAGCGAAGGCCCCTTCAGCAAGAGTGGCAATAGCAGCTACTTGGCCAGCTATCGCTACAGTACGCTGGCGGCGTTTGATGCCATTGGCATCCAGTGGCCCGGTGTGCTGGGTATCCCGTTCTATCAAGATTTTTCCTTCAAGCTGAATTTCAATAAAACTCCCATCGGACGCATATCTGCCTTTGGGGTTATCGGGGCTAGCAGCATTGCCAACCTGGAGAGCGACCTGGATAAATCCGAGTTCGAGTCTGAAGAAGACCTGGATTATCAAGACAACTACAGCTACGCACGTATGGGTGTGGTGGGCATTCAGGATGTTCTTTTCCTGGATGACAAGTCTTTCCTCCAAACCACGGTTGCCTTCTCGCAGCAGAACCGACGCAATACCGAAGACTCGCTCAACCTGAACCAGGATGCCTTCTTCACCGGCCGAGAGGAAGCTACCGAAAACAAGGCTACCCTGGCCATGGTGTACAATCGGAAAATAAACACCCGACATAGCATACGCGGAGGTTTCCTGTTGGATCATATCATGGTTGATTATCTGGACAGTACCTATCTGCAAGACACGCGAACCTGGTATGTGAACCGCGACGTAAATGACCAAACGCAACTCATCCGCCCCTATGTGCAGTGGCAGTGGCGCCTGGGCGAGAAGTGGACAGTAAACACCGGGGTAAACGCCATGATGCTAACTCTGGACAACCAGACAGCCATAGAACCCCGTGCGGGCCTGCGCTACCAGCTGACCCCCAAGTCTAGCCTATCTGCCGCGTACGGCATGCACCACCAGATGCAGCCCCTGCAGATGTACTATTTTGAGAATGCAGAAGGTGTTGCTACAAACAAGGATCTGGACTTTACGCGGAGCCAGCACTACGTACTGGGCTATGACTGGACTCCGCTGAGCAACTTCCGGGTAAAGCTGGAGGGCTACTACCAGTACCTGGACCAGATACCCGTAGACCCCACATCCAGTAGCTTCAGCATGGTGAACTTTGGACTGAACTTCGACGATCTGCCCCGGACAGATAATCTGGTGAATAATGGAACGGGCTCAAACTATGGCTTGGAATTGACCTTGGAGAAATTCCTGAGCAAGGGCTATTACTTCTTGATTACTGGCTCGTTCTACAACAGTGAGTATACCCCCAGCGATGGAAAGACCTACAGCACTGCCTACAACAACAACTACGTGATAAATGCCCTGACGGGTGTAGAGCGGCCGGTAGGTAAGAAGAAAGTGAACACCGTGTTTGCCGACCTGCGGATTAGCACAGCCGGAGGCCGCCGCTATACACCCCTTGACCTCGAGGCGAGCCGCGCACAAAACACTACAGTACTTCAGGACGACAAGGCGTATACCAAGCAAGCACGAGCCTACTTCCGGCCCGATATAAAAGTAGGCTACCGCCTGAATGGTCGCAAGATTAGTCACGAGTTTGGCCTGCAGGTGCTCAACTTTACTGGTACAGAGAACATACAGGACCTTAGTTTCAACAAGCGTACTTTAAACCGTGTAGAACTGCTACAAGTAGGCTTCTTCCCAGTTATTCAGTACAAAGTAAATTTCTGA